The genomic interval ATCGAGGCGGAACGTCGCGCCGACAGGGCCGAGCGCCGCAGCGCTCAGTTGACGAAGGAGGTCGACGCCGTCCGCCGCCCGACAGTGCTGCGATCGTCAGATGGGGACACGGCGCGACGCTGATGCCGTGACACCCCCCGCTCATGCCATGCGGCCCATCGCCATGCGCCGGTAAGCTGATGCCGCAGGTGCAAAGTAGCGAGACTCGTCTTCCTTCTTGTCGCAGTGAACGGCCTGGGCGTGATGCACGGTTGCGCCTGATCTCGGCATGTCGTCATCGTCCGGATATCGGCGTCATGAGCCAGGATCTCTCCTTCGAAGCTGAATGGGGTGCGTCCACTGCGGCCTTTCTTGCTGGCGTATCTCACACCGCGTCCGGCTACTGCGCAGCCCGACCTCGATCCCGCAACAGCGCGATGCCGATCTTCTTCCCCGCCGTGCTCGGCTGACGCCTGCGCGCGGCTTCCTCGCGAGGCAAGAAGCCCGGCTCTGCGCCGCCTTCCACTGCGTTCCAGCCCTTCGGGTGCGGGTCGGTCGCCCGGTGTTCTCCGATCGCCATCAAGGCCGCGGTGGTCGCGACCTGATACAGCAAAGGAGAAGTTCCATGGCTCAGATCGGCACGTTCACCCGCAACGAAGACGGTTCGTTTGCCGGAGTTATCAAGACGCTCAACCTCAACATCAAGGCCCGCCTGGTCGTGGCCGAGAAGGAAAGCGACAAGTCGCCCGACCTTCGCGCCCTCGCGGGCGCCATCGAGATCGGCGCCGGCTGGAAGAAGACCGCCAAGGAGACCGGCCGGGAATATCACTCGGTCAAGCTCGACGACCCGAGCTTCCCCGCTCCGATCTACGCCACCCTGGTCGAGAGCGAGGACGGGTTCGCCCTCTTCTGGTCGCGCTGAGGCAGCCCGACCCTCGGACGCGGCGCTCCACCTCGGGGCGCCGCGATTCGGCAAAAGGGCACCTTGAACGTGTCATCCAACAAATAATGAAGCGACATCAACGACTTCCGCTCAAAATGACAGTTGACGGCTGACCTAAAACGGCTTCACGGGCACCATCCGCACCCTGACCCTGAACGTCAAAGCTCGGCTGGTCCGCATCGAGAACCCCTCCGACAAGGGTCCGCACTTCCGCATCTTCGCAGCGGCGAATGTCGAGCTCGGCGCCGCCTGGCAGAAGCACTCCGACCAGACGGATCGCGACTACCTCTCGGTCAAGCTCGACGATCCGAGCTTCCCTGCCCCGATCTACGCGACCCTGGTCGAAGTCGAAGGCGAGGAAGGCCTGCAGCTGATCTGGTCCCGGCCGAACCGGGACTAATCGGGGCGACAAGAGGGCCCCGCCGCAAGGCGGGGCCTTCGCCACGCTCGTGACGCGCCGGACGTCAGTCGCCGCTCGAACAATCGGCGTCCTGGTAGCCGCGGCGCCTCTTCCTGCGCTCGAGAAGGTCGAAGGCGTTGTCAGCGGCGGCCGGTTGATCGAATGTTTCCATCATCGTCTGACCCGAGGTGCCGATGCGTCCCCAGGTCCGCACGACCGAAGCGCCCCCGAACAGCGTCGGCTGCAGCGCGAGCAAATAAAAGCGGCGCATGTTCTGCGCAGGGTCGATGCGGCGCAAATGGCGCGGGTATTGATCCGTCCTGGACATGGCGAGAGTCTCGCCTGGCCGGAGACGACCGTCCAATGGATTTCCTGAATCGATCCAGCGCGAATGATTCACCGCATCGATGGGTCGAGCATCAGCATGTATTTGGGCGAGCCGCCTGCGGCGGGCTGGCTCTACTCGCACCGCTGTGCGCCGCTCGCGAAGCCCGCAATGCGGTCTCCGCCCATGCGGGTGACGATCCATCTCGCAGGGCGCCAACGACCGGATCGACCGGGCGTTCGGCCTGCGAAGGATTCCCCTCGCGCTCCTGGGCCAGCCCCTGCCGGCAAGTAAGCACGGCGCCTAGGCACACTGACGTCCGGCGACATTTTCAGTCGCAGCCCGCCTTTCAGTTGCGCCGCGAACGGCGGCCGCCTCACCCGGCGTCCTGATCCAATCTTGCAAGGCGCTCAGGCATGTCGAGCAGCTTCATCGCCGCGGCTGCGATAGCCTCACCGATCGTCGGATAGGTCTCGTGCGAGCTAATCGAAACGCCGTCGGGGAATGTCACAGTCGCTTGGTAGCCGTTGCCTTTGGGCGTCGCCGTGAGCTCGATGGGGGCCATGTTGCAGCTCCGTGTTTGCTGACAGGGGCCTCTCGACGAGGTCCCTTGTGCGGTTCAAATCTCGCAGCCGATGCCCCAACTTCGCCAGGGCTTTTCATCGTCCCTGCGTTGAACGCGAAAGGCGCCGCTTGGATGCGGCGCTGGAGGCGGCTGCAAGCAGATCCTCCCAGGTGTCCGGCGGGTTTCCGCGGTCCAGCATCTTCCTGAATACAGCGTACGCGTCGTTCGCGCTTTCATAGGCACGCAACGTCGAGTCGTCATTCACCCATGCCAAGACGATCACCTTCGCATCGCCCGTTTGCTGGTAGCGAAAGAACAAACGAAACTGCTGCAGAAATTTGGCGCGGAACCAGTGCTTGTAATCTCCGCCGAGCGTGCTTCCCTGCCGGTAGACATCGCGCGTCGGATCGCCGGGAATATCGTCGAATGCGACCTTGAGCACAGCAGCGAGCAGTTTCGCCGCACGCTTCTTTGTAAAGGTCTTCGGGTCTTTCTTTCGCGCCTTCTCGACAGTTGCGATCATCGCCTCGAGCTGGTCGAGGAACAACGGATGCGCGAAAATTCGCCAGCCGTTGATCTCGACAATATCATCGTTCACGCCTCGTCATCCGGGAGCGGTGCGTCGAGGTCGACCTTGACGCCTTTGACCAGCGCCTTTCCACGCGCCAGCATCGACGCCGGCACCGGCCGGATCTGAGCCGGCTCGTTCGTCATGTCGCCCGCAAGGAATTTGAGGAACTTGCCGATCATCGGATCATCCTCCTGCCGGTCCGCTTCCTTCTTCGCGATCGTGACGGTCCCGTCCGCCAGACCACGAAACACCACCTGATCACGCTTGCCGAGCGCGAGCATCTTCCGGATCGCCGCCGGCACGGTCGTCTGGCCACGGTCAGTGATGGTCGCAGGGATTTCGAGGATTTCCGCCGTTTTCGGCATCGGAGACTCCTTGCCTCTTTGCATTTCTCCATGTAATGCATTTGCATTGTATGTCAAGGCCATCAACCCGCTTCCGGGGAAAACAAGGCCGCAGGATGGGGCGAAGCAGTGCTCTGCATAGACGTCGGTCATCTCGAGAAGGGCCACCGCGGCCGCCATTGCCAATCAGCAAGACCTGAATTGGCCGATTCCCGCGAAACGAGGACAGCGTGCGACCGACGCTCAAATCCTGAGCCGGATCGGTCAGAGAGTTTTCTTCGTCTTCTGGGTGAGGCCACCGATTATGCACACCTGTGAACCCCCGACAGAGGCAATTGACCGGTGGCTATCGTCCAATGGAACAATCAGGGGGAGATACGGCCATCTCCTGCTCGAACAAAAGGCCGTCACGGATGACGATCTGATCGATGCCATGCGGCCGTATTTCGAGTCCGCGCATCTCGACGCTCGCGAGTATTTCCATCGCCAGATCGGCATCGACCTCCACCCCGACGCGGACGCGCCTGGGGCGCACGCGTGTTACCCGAGCTGCCTTCCGTCAACCGCACGGCGCGGCCTCTTCGGCGAAGTGATGGCCGGAATGGTCACAGAAGCATTCCAGGCAAAATTCGTCGGCGGCCACGAATGGTGCATCCCGATCTTCCTTTTCCGACAGCATGCTGACGTCGAGGCCTACCTGTGGGATCTGGCGCGCAATCCGGAACGCGTTCGCCAGGTTTTCGGCCGCTTCGGCTCCGACTTCCTGGGGCTCTCGCTCAACGAAGACGGCGAAGTCGTCCGCTTCATCGCGGGTGAAGCAAAGTGGCGCCAGCGGCTAACCGACTCTGCTGTCGATTCCCTGATGCTCGGCCCCTGGGAGGAGGATGAAGAAACCGGCGAGCGCGCGCGATCTGGTCGCGGTGTCTGGTTCGAGGTCAATCGGGACACCCCGCTCCCGCACGGCCTGCGGCAACTCCAGCGACTCCTCGAATTGCGCGACCCCGACGGCTATCAGGCAGCGATTCTGTCGATCGACGAAGCCGTCCTGCTGGAAGACGCGCCACCCTTGCCGCGAACCAATCTGATCCTCATCGCCGGCAATGGCGCTCGCGATCGCAAACCACTCGACGTGCTCATCGGCTGGGAAGAAGCGCCGGTGGAATATACTGCCCCTCATGATCTTCAGGTCGTCGAGCTCATCCTGACCGATGGCGAGCGTCTCATCGACGGGCTCTATTCGAGCTTGTGGCAGGAGGCGGAATAGTGCCCGAACTTGACGCCGACCGCCTGAACGTTGCCGACACCCTCCGCCGTGCGCTTGCGATCGAAAACGAACTTTCACGCCCGCAAGCCCGGGCCTATGTGCGCTGCCTCCAAACCACCTGGCAGGTTCCCGCCATTCAGTGGAGCGATCGCGAGTCGGCCCGACAATTAGCGGATGCCCGCCGCTTGCTTCACGCAGCGCACATCTTTCGGCAGATCGAGGGAGCATCCTCGCCCCGCGCAATCGACTGCTATCGCAGGACAGGCGAGATCCTGGA from Ancylobacter polymorphus carries:
- a CDS encoding DUF736 domain-containing protein, which translates into the protein MAQIGTFTRNEDGSFAGVIKTLNLNIKARLVVAEKESDKSPDLRALAGAIEIGAGWKKTAKETGREYHSVKLDDPSFPAPIYATLVESEDGFALFWSR
- a CDS encoding type II toxin-antitoxin system PrlF family antitoxin, which translates into the protein MPKTAEILEIPATITDRGQTTVPAAIRKMLALGKRDQVVFRGLADGTVTIAKKEADRQEDDPMIGKFLKFLAGDMTNEPAQIRPVPASMLARGKALVKGVKVDLDAPLPDDEA
- a CDS encoding type II toxin-antitoxin system YhaV family toxin; this encodes MNDDIVEINGWRIFAHPLFLDQLEAMIATVEKARKKDPKTFTKKRAAKLLAAVLKVAFDDIPGDPTRDVYRQGSTLGGDYKHWFRAKFLQQFRLFFRYQQTGDAKVIVLAWVNDDSTLRAYESANDAYAVFRKMLDRGNPPDTWEDLLAAASSAASKRRLSRSTQGR
- a CDS encoding WGR domain-containing protein, which encodes MSRTDQYPRHLRRIDPAQNMRRFYLLALQPTLFGGASVVRTWGRIGTSGQTMMETFDQPAAADNAFDLLERRKRRRGYQDADCSSGD
- a CDS encoding DUF736 domain-containing protein; amino-acid sequence: MRTLTLNVKARLVRIENPSDKGPHFRIFAAANVELGAAWQKHSDQTDRDYLSVKLDDPSFPAPIYATLVEVEGEEGLQLIWSRPNRD
- a CDS encoding aminotransferase translates to MHTCEPPTEAIDRWLSSNGTIRGRYGHLLLEQKAVTDDDLIDAMRPYFESAHLDAREYFHRQIGIDLHPDADAPGAHACYPSCLPSTARRGLFGEVMAGMVTEAFQAKFVGGHEWCIPIFLFRQHADVEAYLWDLARNPERVRQVFGRFGSDFLGLSLNEDGEVVRFIAGEAKWRQRLTDSAVDSLMLGPWEEDEETGERARSGRGVWFEVNRDTPLPHGLRQLQRLLELRDPDGYQAAILSIDEAVLLEDAPPLPRTNLILIAGNGARDRKPLDVLIGWEEAPVEYTAPHDLQVVELILTDGERLIDGLYSSLWQEAE